In one window of Methanosarcina vacuolata Z-761 DNA:
- a CDS encoding O-methyltransferase: protein MPPETGKFIALMLAVSPDGIAMEIGTSAGYSSMWLALACIETNRKLITFEILEEKVKLARETFSKAGLEDIVELVHGDARYLISQYSGISFCFLDCEKEYYLNCYEEIIPKMVRGGILIADNVISHADTLKPFLDCVYDDHRVDAVLIPLKNGELVCRKK from the coding sequence ATCCCACCTGAAACTGGCAAGTTTATTGCACTCATGCTAGCCGTTTCCCCTGACGGGATAGCTATGGAGATAGGTACAAGTGCAGGTTATTCATCCATGTGGCTTGCACTCGCTTGTATAGAAACAAATCGTAAATTAATCACTTTCGAAATACTGGAAGAGAAAGTGAAATTGGCACGTGAAACTTTCTCAAAAGCTGGACTAGAGGACATCGTAGAACTCGTACATGGAGATGCTAGATACTTAATAAGCCAATATTCTGGAATATCTTTTTGTTTCTTAGATTGCGAGAAAGAGTATTATCTTAACTGTTATGAGGAAATCATACCTAAAATGGTTAGAGGTGGCATATTGATAGCTGACAATGTGATAAGCCACGCTGATACGCTCAAGCCATTTCTTGACTGTGTGTATGATGACCACCGAGTCGATGCAGTACTTATCCCACTTAAAAATGGTGAACTAGTTTGTCGGAAAAAATGA